The genomic window tatttctaatcaaacttcaactcattttttttatatttataatgaactttattaaagcaaatatgtaccattttggtcgatcACCTTTTGCCACTTTTCTtgtagagacattattccatcagtgtaaaacttttgtggtttctcggcgaaaaactgcgacaagtaattttcacaggcttctcttgaagccaactttactccattaagggagttctgcattgaccgaaatggtagtccgatggggcaaggtcagggctatatggtggatgcatcaaaacttcccagccaagctctcccagttttttccgagtcatcaaagatgtgtgtggcctagcgttgtcctgatggaagacgacgccctttctgctgatcagttctggccatttttttttcgattgcttgcttcaatctcatcagttgttgacagtaaagtaaatgtgattggtagcactggaaatagatgactccaacgacatctattgacaaaatacgaaaagactttttcgactacctaATATAAGCTCTAaaacattttgttaaaaatatgtacataacttCAGTAAACGTATGGTACAATTATCAAGAGcaatatttttgaaccaaataaTTAGTATAAAACTGAAATGGGTCAGAAATAAAGTGTAACCAATTTCCTAGGAGGAAAATATATTAGTGTGGGGGAAAATAGTGGTTTTTATTCAGAAGCGTGGGGATATTTGAAAAAGTATATGACAACACTGGTCTAATTTCGGTTGGATTATCTTCCATTTCTACATAATTCAAGGCGAATCCATACAAACTGCAATGATCAGAGCACCTGAGTTTTTATGTCGTGCATTTCAaagaagtttatttttattattaattttatttttgtttcttttctttgctattgttttactcttttttcattattttattattataattagtttttttgaagtgaaacttctttgaCGTCAacggacgagcgagaatggagagtaaaatttcaaggttatgcagcgttttgggcattttcgttccgcgcgggagaaaaaagatataacgtagaggaaaaagaTAGAGCGAgctatactttatatatatcttagatacatttTCGGctttttttcctgagtttttccttgtggttgctaatttctagtaagaaataacactgcctactttctggcgcttgtttgttggtgcacaCTTGTAggtaatatatttttggtgcctactttttggcgcttatttccgtttcctggctagtgcttgtgcgtactatgaaGTGCTATCTATTCCGACGTCGgaattattggtattgccttgcggtcatttgtgccgttgctgccgtcctggaatcgctgcgtttgtgcgtgtgataaacgctcggagtagtgcgcgttgttgacacggtttgtgtccggcgtttacctacaccggtcgacccttctccgttttttgtaaattttgcctatttgcattctctgcaaatgttgtgaatattCTACTCTCTCTCACCCTCACTCTCTCTCATTTTCTCTccggtctctccctctttctttgtttggcttgaaagtttcactcCTGTTATGTGTACTGCGCTATacgcacgttttttttttttacctactTTCTGATGAAAGTTTCGGCTCAAATGATTAAATTGCAaaacataaattatatattaactAGTAtctcccagtgggcttcgcaccaccatacataaaatgttttttttatatcgcaagaaaattttcatattaagttttctttatagaactcgtaaaatgtttaaacagttgaattagttgattttttcattcaacatactttctaaagatgtcacactagccttttctgtacttttttaaaatttgattgtggtggtcacctatatacaggtaaggtgaaagagccgataaaaacttgtaattagactttgattctttaatttccatttcaattttttacgctaaataaattatgctaatataaaataaataaagttaaaaatgtttttccagttccttgaatgctcgagtttttattatattttcgcccaaaattaatattaacataatacacttacaaccacaacagtacaacagaaacgctcataagcggctgtgtatttgttattgtttttcccatacaggcatttcgtatgacaggaaaccattactcacataaaatatcataactcaggaacggctgcaccgatctcaatcaaacttcacacaaaccacctcctcaaagatagaaaagaattctaaaatttttgtgtcaatcggttcgcCGGTTCTTGAGTTACAaaattaccaaggaaatgtaatatataacgacaacttgaaataacccaggatcagcagtgtggttaggaatttcagctgatataaggctatcgatttgatccgcagttattttatgtaccagccaaattagtttATATGCGTgtggcaatccccttttctggcattcgatggagtacatatggcaacgcacttccccaaatacatataatttcacaattaaatccataagtgctttacatttttgccgaaatggatactcatgtggttcaaacacatcctagggttacccgggttcacgttttggcctatttctcgaaatcctggtatccgattcttaaaattttaaaacacaaaccatctactgaatagtccaaacaaagcctaaaaatttggtttggataggtgagcccgttcttgagttataagattaccaaggaaatgtaacttcttttcatatatatagattttattTCTGTACCACTGTTCTCAAATTGAATTAACAAAACCCtcaattaaacttttcttttacttttggcACTCACTTCATAGTTATCCCATTCTGCACGCCTGCTACACTTACGtcacaaaaaatttgaactaattttttcacCTCACTCTGCATAATCTTCAATCTCACATTCTTGGTTGcccatattttgatattttatttaattgcacacaaaatgtatacaaaaagtGGCGCATTGGTCCTAACCGCTCAGTTTCTACttcatttaattaaaagaaaaagaactaaacatttaaatcaGCTAACTTAGGTGCAGCTATTTATACCGTTAGCTACATAACGCAACTAACGGTATGCAAGGCGTCACAGTTAGCAGCGCTTCAggctatttttttagtttactcaTTTTGCAATCCGGCAACCAGCTGCTTTTCCTTAGCTTTGTTGCAGCCTGCCTTGCATTGGCTCGCGTACTTATCCtgcttgttttctgtttttgttgattttgctctcttattttttttttttttgttctttcatgTACACGGCCTTGTGTATCAGCTGTCTACACTCATCCTGTCGGTCGTTGTGCTGTCGTTGTTGATTTTTCCTTTGTTCTGTTGGCTGCCACTCTTGAAGACTGCGGTTTTTTCGCATGCGCCTCTCGTCATCGCCGTCCATCGCCCACATTTGACTCCGTCGCGGCCGACAACGCGACAGTTAATTGCAAAAACGAAGTATAAAAGCGGGAATAAACAATACAACAACATTCGTTGGTAACATTCACGTTGACATTTGACTATTTGTTTTGTTGCAGCTGCCACACACTCGAGTGGTTGCAGAAACTGCATTGTTTTgttggctttattttttttttggcgttttcgcaaactttagtcatctgaaaagaaataaacaatacTTCACGTCGCGTTGAATAAAAGACGCCTCTTCTTCTGCTGCTGCCGGCAGGTGTCACGAGCATTTCCGTGAGTTGCGGTTCGCAGTTGTTTGTGTGATGAGTTCGTCGACTGCATGCAGAAAAGCGTGgacgcgtatgtgtgtgtgtgcgtgagtgAGTTTTTGTGCATACAAAAACTAACACAAtcaagtattttaatttattcgttTGCTTAatactttattataatttgcaaCAAGCCTCATTTCCattcttcttttctgcgcccaTTAACTATTTCGCCGAACGTGTTTGTGGCTTATGAAAATTGCACTTTAAACGAGTTGAGTTTATCGCTCTTGTTGagcttccaatattttttgGCAGCTGTATCGCGAAATAAAAAACTAGGTTTTTTTTAACACGTTATAATTTGTCTTTTAATTTATTGCGTGGCCGTGTTTATAACAAGTTCAACTGCTAATGCTTATTTGCGAATATTTgcacgtatatatatatgtgcatatgtaactgTATTAGGCAAGCGAAAGGAGAAGTAAcgttatgtatatgtacatatcttatGCTAAGTAAATGCCTGCGTatactttgtatttttgtatgccGTTAAGCGAAAAGGAATATTGTAAGGAATGTATAAAAActgataaataatataacatgacattttaaggtGACCAGCTAACATAACATTTTAAGGTGACCAgcttatataaattataaatattggcTATAGTTAAGAAGTTACTTTGTAGGTTGTGGAACGGGATTAGCTGCTGCTCCGAACATCCTCCCCCCCGTTGAAAGGTCAGGGCTTTCAACAGAAGCATTTACAGGAAGGACGCACAGCTTATTGATAGCTCTACGTGTAATGCCAGTAAGTGTACGCAAGACGGCTACTCGTGCAACATCGTCAGTTCCAGTGATGAGTTCAACTACCCGTGCCAAAGGCCATTTTAGTGGAGCCGTGTTTTCCTCTTTGATGCACACAATGTCGTTGACCTGGATGCTAGGCTGAGGCGTCCGCCATTTAACTCGCTGCTGTAGAATAGTCAGATATTCTTGACTCCAACGCTTccagaaaatttgttgaatgtaGGATACGCGTTGCCATTGGTTGAGCCGGTTATAATTCAGCGACGTAAGATTAGGTTCAGGAAAAGCGGTTGGTGGGCCACCAATCAAGAAGTGACCTGGCGTAAGCACATCAAGATCTTCTGGATTCTCTGAAAGTGGAACAAGAGGTCGCGAATTTATTATAGCTGTTATTTGACATACCAAAGTACGCAATTCGTCAAATCCAAGAATTGAGGACCCAACTGAACGATATAGATGCTGCTTGGCTGTTTTAACCGCTGCCTCCCATAGGCCCCCAAAATGCGGCGAACGAGGCGGTATGAAGCGCCAATCAAATCCATTGCTAATGCAGTAGTTATTAATTGCGCTACGATGATTTTCATTGAGGACTAAATTTCGTAAGTCGTTTAACTCGTTTCTAGCGCCCACAAAGTTTGTGGCGTTGTCTGACCAGATGCAGCTAGGTATGCCGCGCGTAGCGACGAAGCGTTTGAGAGCGCCTAAAAAGGCGTCAGTAGAAAGATCTTTTACTAGTTCTATCCAAATTGCCTTTGTTGAAAAGCAGATGAAGACACTCAGGTAACATTTTTGTGGAGATTTGTTGCGAATTTCAGACTTATAATAAAATGGGCCACAATAATCTACCCCAGTTATCATAAAAGCCCGTGTAGTCTGAATGCGCTCTTTAGGTAAGTCAGCCATGATATGCTCGAGAAGACGCGGTTTTGATCTACAACATATGATACACCTTCGTATGGCTCGCGCAGTAGTTTTCCTTCCTCCTATGGGCCAAAACTGCATGCGAAGAGAAGCAAGCAAGGACTGCGGACCTGCATGGTGGTACTTACGGTGATAATGTGTTATTATGGCGAATGTCAGTGGGTGATCCCTTGGAAGGATGCATGGATGACGTGCTTCAAAGCTGAGCGTTGAATGTCTTAGTCTGCCACCTACACGAATAAGGCCAAAATCATCTAAAAATGGCGACAGCGAAGCGATGGGGCTTGAGGCGTGAACAAACTTATTGTTTTTCAAGGCCACATACTCGGACCACAACTGCGCCCTTTGAACGATGCGAATCAACAATTGAGTACCGCGATGAATATCCTCAAACGTGAGTTGCGAAGTTCTTGGTGAGATTCTGCTTGTTATAAACTTGTTTACATATCCAAAAATACGTTGCATCTTGCCAAACGAATTTATGTACTTAAAGGATAGTGTTAAGTCGGTTCGATCATTTGACAAGAGCAACACCTTTTGTCGAAGTtctataattttagttttaggtGCGCAAAATTGGGGCCAATTGTTGTCAACTTCTCGCAAGAACGAAGGCCCGTGCATCCAAAGTGGAGATTGTGAAAGTGTCGTTGGTGAGGCTCCCTTCGACAAAATGTCAGCAGGGTTTAATTCTGTAGGAATGTAATGCCATTGCATACCCTCTGTAAGTTGCTGTATCGCGCTTACCCGGTTAGCAACAAACACATTAAATTTAGATGGCTCTTCACGCAGCCATGAAAGCACAATCGATGAATCCGACCAACAGTGAAAGCGGCCGGcgaaaagtttcattttatataTCCCATTTACTAATTCCGCAAGCAAGGAAGCAGCGCAGAGTTCCAGTTTGGGTATCGTAAGTATCTTCAATGGAGCGACGCGAGCTTTGGAACACAGTAGATGCACTTGCGCGCGGTCATCCATTATCGAACGAATGTAGATACAGGCACCGTACGCTTCGATACTTGCATCACAAAATGCATGAATTTCGACGGTGGCTCCAGGCTGCAGTACGTACCGAGGGAATGATAAATGCTGCACTTCGACGAACTCGTTGCGAAATGTAGACCAAGCAGTGTTCAGTGAGTGCGGTAAGCTTTCATCCCACTCCAGCTTATCCCTCCACATGCGCTGTAAAAGAATTTTTCCTCTGGTCAAAGTGGGGCCAATGAGTCCAAGCGGATCATAACAACGAGCTAACGTAGATAACGCCGATCGCTTGGAGTTCTTGCAAAATTCAGGTTGCGACGTAAACGAAAATAGCAGATTGTCATCAAACGGCTTCCAGATCAAACCCAATGCCTTGGTGATGTCGCTGCCGTCATTAAACTTAAGCAAGTCTTGTTTATCAGTATCAGGAATATTACGAAGAACATCTGGACTATTGGAACACCATTTTCTTAGCTGGAAGTTACCTCGAGCGAGAATATTCGTTGTTTGTCGTTtgatttcttctacttcttccaaAGTATCGCCACCACTTATTAAGTCGTCCACGTAAAAGTCTCGAATGATGGTTTGCGAACCAAGTGGATAAACTGAGGATTCATCCGACGCAAGTTGGTGCATTGAACGAATCGCTAGGAATGCTGCAGATTTAGTTCCATATGTTACAGTgtctaatttatatatatttaagtcaTCTTCAGGAGAATCACGCCACAATATACACTGGAGCATGCTATCCGGTGGGTAGATCCGGACGCATCTATACATTTTGCAGATGTCTCCAGTGAGTGCAATCGGAAACGTACGAAAAcgaattaaaatattgaaaagtttggGCTGAATTGCTGGTCCAGTCATGAGTAAATCATTAAGTGATAAACCCGAGGTTGTAGCTGCAGAACCGTCAAAAACAactcttaattttgttgtagtacTTTCGTCTTTAATGACGCAATGATGCGGCAGAAAATATTTGCACTCATGGATAGCAGAGTTTGGAACTAACGACATGTGATTGAGGTCACGATACTCTTTCATGAATGCACAATATTTTGCCTTGAGCTCAGGATTACGTACGAGTTTTCTTTCTAGGTTTTGAAATCGGCGTCGAGCTTGTGAGTACGACTCACCTAACGAATCTAAATTTAGCTTTGTTGGCAGGCGAACCGAATATGCGCCTGAGGCTAAACGAATGAAATTTTGCTTGAAATGCAACTCACAGTCAAGCTCCtccttagaatttttagaaatcggTTCAACGACATGATCGATCTCCCAAAACTGCCGGACTAAATCATCCAGCCGATCATCAATACTGATATCTGTAGTTGAGCTGTGCCTTGCTACGAGTGTTGAAAGTTTGGGGGCCTGTTGCTTACCGCCAGACAGAACCCAGCCAAGGCGAGTTTTTTGAAGTAATGGTATTTCAGGTGCTAATTGAATCTGTCCTACGCAAAGTAGCTCATAGAAAAGTCCTGCTCCGATGAGCAGATCAATACGCTGGGGCACGTTAAAACCAGGATCAGCTAGTTGAATGTTTGAGGGTATGTTCCAATTAGCGATGTTTATTGAAGCGACTGGTTGACTATCGGTAATTGTTTTCACCACAACAGCAGTCATATTTGTACAAAAATCTGAAGTCCGCGACTTCAGAACTATATCAACGGAGCACCCATCAGTCGAAAAGCTTGCATTTCCAATGCCGGAGACTGCGACCAATGATTTCGTCCTAGTAAGTTGTAGCTGGTTAGCGAAACGAGTTGTAACGAAGTGAAGCTGCGAGCCCGAATCTAGGAGGGCGCGGCAAGGTACGAAGGTTCCAGCAcgatttttaattagaacaatTGCAGTGGCGAGAAGCACAACATCAGAAGAAGGAGTATGAGCATGGGACGTGACAGATAATGATGCAGTCCTAGCATTCGATTCAGAAGTAGTGCAAGGTGCTTGGCACTGCGTAGTTGGTGGAATGGATAACCGATCAAAATGTAACAGTGTATGATGCTTCGCTTGACAGCTGCGACAGGGTCCCGATTTGCAGTCACGAATCTGATGACCTTTCTTCAAACAATTAAGACATAGGTTGAGCCTTTTAGCTTCTTTCTGGCGTAGATTTGGCGACAAATTGACGTAGCGTTGACAACGGTAAATTACATGTTCGGGGGATTCGCAAAATACGCAACTACCTACTGAGCTATTCGAAGCAACAAAAGATTTTCTTGGATTTGTACTCACGCTTTTGATGACTTTTACCGGAATGCTAGCTTGTGTCTGCAATGCATATTCGACGTTTTCGAGTGTACGACagcgtttttctaaaaatccaGCTAGTTGGTTCCAAGAGGGTAGGTCGTTGCTTGTCGAATTCTCCTCCCATTTAGCTTGAGTCACCTTGTCTAACCTTTGCACTATCAACTGAACCAGGATGCTATCGGATATTTGTTCTTTTGAGCCGATTGATTGTAGAGCGCGCATGTGCGCGATTGCCTTGTCTGTCAATGCCCGCAACGTGTGTACGGACGAATCCACCTTGTCCAACTCAAATATTCCCCTGATGTGTGCCTGAAAGATAAGACGTTTATTATCAAAGCGTTTTTGTAAAAGTTCTAATGCAATTTTGTAGTTAGTGTCGTTTATCTCGAGTGATCCCACGGTGTCCAAAGCAGCACCACTAAGGCAAGACCGCAAATGTTGAAGCTTGTCCACTTGTGTCAGTTCACTGTCTTTGTCGATTACAGATGTGAACATTGCGTGAAAATTTGTCCACTCCGTGTAAGCCCCACTAAATTTGGGCAACGTTAGTAGTGGCACACGCGAACGATTTGCGTTTACAATTATAGACTGTGTGTCCGCGGTGTTCATCCGAAAAGTTGAGCAATGTTGTGAAGTACTGCGCTTCCCGATCTCCCGTTGCAGAGTGGCTCTGAGATTGACTAGCGTGGTATCGAATTTGGCGGGTAGGTCACTGGTAATCGACTCGAAGTCCAGTTCCTCCAAACTTGTGTGGGTGACCGAAAAACTGGATTTCAGCTCCACCAATAATTCCAGTATTGCGTTGAGAGCATATTCATCCTTACTGTGCAGATTATCAGGATCCAAGTCGGTGGCTATACTTTCAAGGCGATTAAGTATAGCTTTCGATTTCATCTTCAGAAATGTCACTCGGCCCATAGGCGGACCCATAGTCGGCCCATTGGTTGGACCAACATCACACATATCGTCTCTTGCTGGTGTACCAGTAGCCGGGCTGAATGGCATGGCGAACAAATAGGTTAACTATAACGCTGCGCGACACGTATAAAAAAGATAGGTGCGTTATACTCGACGACAATGTTATACGGTAAAAATAAATGCACCGTATCTAACTGGCCGGAACaactgttttaataaatttcgccACCGGTTAATAAGTTTATTGCACTATTTTACAGGTCCTATTTAATGTCTTATGTACTCCGCACTAAGTACACAACCAAAACAATGCTCGAAACCGCAACGGGAAAATATGcaacttcaaaattatttaatttaaattattaaattaacgcGAAAAAACACGGCGATCACGTCGGGGTCACCAAATGTTGagcttccaatattttttgGCAGCTGTATCGCGAAATAAAAAACTAGGTTTTTTTTAACACGTTATAATTTGTCTTTTAATTTATTGCGTGGCCGTGTTTATAACAAGTTCAACTGCTAATGCTTATTTGCGAATATTTgcacgtatatatatatgtgcatatgtaactgTATTAGGCAAGCGAAAGGAGAAGTAAcgttatgtatatgtacatatcttatGCTAAGTAAATGCCTGCGTatactttgtatttttgtatgccGTTAAGCGAAAAGGAATATTGTAAGGAATGTATAAAAActgataaataatataacatgacattttaaggtGACCAGCTAACATAACATTTTAAGGTGACCAgcttatataaattataaatattggcTATAGTTAAGAAGTTACTTTGTAGGTTGTGGAACGGGATTAGCTGCTGCTCCGAACAGCTCttttataccaaaaataatagcaaagcAAATGTATTTTGAAGTTAGAATAGTAGGGGAAAATAAGGCGCTTAAAAAGGCAGTATtttattcacaaatatttttgatatttaaatttaagctCCACTCTCTCATTGGAGTTGAAAGATAAGGCCCCGTAATAGCATGCAGTATCCGACAGCCATTAAAAGTTTGGAGCAATCgtctttgaattttgaaaagttgaaaaattcgcCGATAGTCTGTGTACTTTTTGCTATTCTCAATTGaagtttttaattaagaaatgaAGCAAATATTAGGTGGCCCCTTAAATCCTAGTTCCTTCTGGTGATATGTTACATTCAGGAAATCATGCTCAAGTACGACTATTCCTTCTGCTGTCTACGGTAATTAAACTCAAGCATATTCTTCTATAGCTGCAGCTAATctgtttgcaaatattttccgTTCAAATTTACAAGTAGACTCGGAACTGATTCATGAGTCACTTAAATATATTGGTTCATTAAGCTTATTGCTGTCGTATGTTGAAGATGGATTTCAGTAGCTCAAGCCTTCAAAAAAATCTGAAGTAGGTGGGCTATCgtcgtatttttttaaaaactgctaCGCAGTCGACTATCCACTTTTTTGAATGTTCAAAAAACCCCTTGAACGGGAAGATACCTGGTAAGTAACAAACATTAATCCATTGTTCaaaagtggcaataaaaataattagtgGCAGTTTGGGAAGTATTTGAACttatggtaggtaggtaagatggcaagagtaccccaggtacacttcaagttgcacttacgtgccgttttgataccataatgtggaccaccatCTGGGAAAAGATTAAGAGAAATGTAGTAAAGGAAAGAAAAGGAATCTAgactggagaatttcttcaagtcatccccaaagggcacactaaggaatctcaagcgcctagccgccagagccggacacttgcagagaaagtgttccacagtctctttctctgcaggttCCCAACAGTTCCTGCAATTGgtgttgtacggaattccaagcttctccgcatgagtaccgatcacccagtggccagtgaacaccgcaatgagtttggaaattgaatggcgggggattcccatcaccttaagcgttctgtttctatcgtattgaggccatagtgttttcgaaatagcacacgatgagacagacctccatctgtctagcgctttttttagaaagaaattgtgtagtttcccttgaACTTATAGTGaaagataaaatttatattacacGCAGAGTTTTTTGAATACTGTATATcagcttt from Anastrepha ludens isolate Willacy chromosome 5, idAnaLude1.1, whole genome shotgun sequence includes these protein-coding regions:
- the LOC128864865 gene encoding uncharacterized protein LOC128864865, which gives rise to MPFSPATGTPARDDMCDVGPTNGPTMGPPMGRVTFLKMKSKAILNRLESIATDLDPDNLHSKDEYALNAILELLVELKSSFSVTHTSLEELDFESITSDLPAKFDTTLVNLRATLQREIGKRSTSQHCSTFRMNTADTQSIIVNANRSRVPLLTLPKFSGAYTEWTNFHAMFTSVIDKDSELTQVDKLQHLRSCLSGAALDTVGSLEINDTNYKIALELLQKRFDNKRLIFQAHIRGIFELDKVDSSVHTLRALTDKAIAHMRALQSIGSKEQISDSILVQLIVQRLDKVTQAKWEENSTSNDLPSWNQLAGFLEKRCRTLENVEYALQTQASIPVKVIKSVSTNPRKSFVASNSSVGSCVFCESPEHVIYRCQRYVNLSPNLRQKEAKRLNLCLNCLKKGHQIRDCKSGPCRSCQAKHHTLLHFDRLSIPPTTQCQAPCTTSESNARTASLSVTSHAHTPSSDVVLLATAIVLIKNRAGTFVPCRALLDSGSQLHFVTTRFANQLQLTRTKSLVAVSGIGNASFSTDGCSVDIVLKSRTSDFCTNMTAVVVKTITDSQPVASINIANWNIPSNIQLADPGFNVPQRIDLLIGAGLFYELLCVGQIQLAPEIPLLQKTRLGWVLSGGKQQAPKLSTLVARHSSTTDISIDDRLDDLVRQFWEIDHVVEPISKNSKEELDCELHFKQNFIRLASGAYSVRLPTKLNLDSLGESYSQARRRFQNLERKLVRNPELKAKYCAFMKEYRDLNHMSLVPNSAIHECKYFLPHHCVIKDESTTTKLRVVFDGSAATTSGLSLNDLLMTGPAIQPKLFNILIRFRTFPIALTGDICKMYRCVRIYPPDSMLQCILWRDSPEDDLNIYKLDTVTYGTKSAAFLAIRSMHQLASDESSVYPLGSQTIIRDFYVDDLISGGDTLEEVEEIKRQTTNILARGNFQLRKWCSNSPDVLRNIPDTDKQDLLKFNDGSDITKALGLIWKPFDDNLLFSFTSQPEFCKNSKRSALSTLARCYDPLGLIGPTLTRGKILLQRMWRDKLEWDESLPHSLNTAWSTFRNEFVEVQHLSFPRYVLQPGATVEIHAFCDASIEAYGACIYIRSIMDDRAQVHLLCSKARVAPLKILTIPKLELCAASLLAELVNGIYKMKLFAGRFHCWSDSSIVLSWLREEPSKFNVFVANRVSAIQQLTEGMQWHYIPTELNPADILSKGASPTTLSQSPLWMHGPSFLREVDNNWPQFCAPKTKIIELRQKVLLLSNDRTDLTLSFKYINSFGKMQRIFGYVNKFITSRISPRTSQLTFEDIHRGTQLLIRIVQRAQLWSEYVALKNNKFVHASSPIASLSPFLDDFGLIRVGGRLRHSTLSFEARHPCILPRDHPLTFAIITHYHRALKRFVATRGIPSCIWSDNATNFVGARNELNDLRNLVLNENHRSAINNYCISNGFDWRFIPPRSPHFGGLWEAAVKTAKQHLYRSVGSSILGFDELRTLVCQITAIINSRPLVPLSENPEDLDVLTPGHFLIGGPPTAFPEPNLTSLNYNRLNQWQRVSYIQQIFWKRWSQEYLTILQQRVKWRTPQPSIQVNDIVCIKEENTAPLKWPLARVVELITGTDDVARVAVLRTLTGITRRAINKLCVLPVNASVESPDLSTGGRMFGAAANPVPQPTK